The genomic DNA TTATAGACGATCAGCCGCTTGAAGGTGCGATTTATATGGTGCGTGCCTTTGGGAAAAAGACGGTGCATGCAGGATCGTTTTTCACGCTGTCGCAAGGGGCCTTTGCCGACGAAGAGACGGTGAGCGTATTGGAAAGGGGCATTGTGGTGAAAGTCCCGTCAGGCGGCTCTGTCAGCCTGCCCGCAAAATTTTCGGCCCCGGAGGGCCAAACCATCCGCGCAGTGGTGGCCGGACCAGGCACCGGCACACTGACCTTTCAGGACGGCGATTGGCGCTATGCCGCACCAATTGGTTTCAGCGGTGATGTCCTGCTGCGGTACACGATCTGGAACGGCATGAAGACCCAGGTCGGTGCACTCACGATCATTGTCGAATAGCGGGGCGCGTCACGTCTGGTAGTAGTCTTTGTACCAGGTCACGAAACGGGCAATGCCATCACGGAAATCCGTCTGAGGGGCGTAGCCGGTCAGGTGCTTCAAAAGCGTGGCATCGGCCCATGTCGCAGGCACATCGCCCTTTTGCATTTCCACGTAGTTCCGCTTTGCCGGAATGCCCAGGCAATCCTCAATCGCATCAACAAAATCGAGCAAACGCACTTTGTCAGAATTGCCGATATTGACCACGCGATAAGGTGCGACCGGTGACAGGCTGTCCCATTCCGGCACATCCTCTTCCGGTTCTGGCGTGACGGGCGGGACCTCCATCAGCAGTCTTATGCCCTGCACCAGATCGTCAATATAGGTAAAGTCGCGAAACATGTCGCCGTGGTTGTAGATGTCGATCGGGCGACCATCGAGGATCGCGTCGACAAACTTGAAAAGCGCCAGATCGGGCCGCCCCCATGGACCGTAGACGGTGAAGAACCGGAACATCGTAGTCGGCAGATTCCACAGGTGCGCATAGGCATGGCCCATGCTTTCATTGGCCTTTTTGGTCGCGGCATAGATCGTCAGCTGCGCGTCGGCCTTGTGCCGTTCAGCATAAGGCATATCCGTGTTCGCACCGTAAACCGACGAGGTAGAGGCCATCATCAGATGCGCCACCGCATGGCGGCGCGCGGCCTCCATCACGTTGAAGGTGCCGACCACATTGCTGTCGATGTAGGAACGCGGGTTTTCAAGGCTATACCGCACACCTGCTTGCCCCGCGAGGTGGATGATCACATCCGGCGCAAACGCATCAACCGCCGCATCCAGGCCTTTGACATCTTCCAGCAGGCATTCGGTCATCGCGAAATTCGGATGCTGCAAAAGCATCGCATGGCGGCGCTGCTTAAGCGTGACGTCGTAATAGTCCGTCATCCCGTCCAGCCCGTGAACGACAAAACCATCGTTCAGCAGCCGCTGGGCCAAATGAAAACCAATGAAGCCCGCAGTGCCGGTGACGAAAATACGCTTCAATTGGCCGACCCTTCCAAGACGTGCGCCACCCCACAATGGGGTGGCTTGTCTTGTTCACACCACGTCATAGGTCGCAGCGCAAGTCACTGGATGTGGGGACGCAGGGTCTTAGACCTGATCGAATGCGTCCTCTGCATCTTCAAGGTAGAGGCGTGTGAAATCGGCGTCGTCCAACGGTGGGTGCCCATTGGTCAGCGCGTCCCACAGATCAGACCCGATCAGCCCGTCCTCTTGGTCACCCGTGGTTCTGACGCTGAACGTGCCGCTGCCCGAACCGGGGGCCAACATGCTGAGCACGACGCTGTCGGTATCGTAGTCGATGATTATCTCGGCGTCTTGCTGCGCTCCAAGCCCCGTAATCCGAATGTCATCGAAGTTGCCGATCAGACCGTCCACATCGATTAAGGTGTGATCGCCCGCTTGACCCGCAAGGTCAGACACGTCGATTTCAAGAGAGGCTTTTTCAATGTTCACACCGCTTTCGACGTCGGGACTGTTACCCATCGCGCCAGAGCGGATCTCTGAAATGGCCGAAAATCCGGTATCAGAGGCAATGAACTTCAGATCACCATCGTCCTCGAACCGCAAGACGGCGGTATCACCATTGGCGTCGTCAAAGCCGACTTTCGCGTCGTCGCCTTTGATCGTGATCCGGCTGCCTGCACCCACATCGTAGTTGCCACCGTCGGTGGCCAGAATGGCCTGACCATCACTGACATGCATGTTGGTCTTGCCAGAGACATCGCCAGTGTTTGCAAAGCGTCCGCCGTCAATGTCGATCTTCAGCTTGTTGCCATCGGCATAGCCGTCGATCCAGACTTGACCGGCACTATCGATGTTGAACTCTCCGCCACGTGCGCCGGTTTCAATCGTGCCATCCACGGTCAGCTTGCCGTGTGTAACGTTCAGCTCGCCTCCAGAACCGAAATCAAGATTGTCGATGACGGTCGTTCCGCCATAGTTCACCCAGTTCCCGGCCAGATCGACGCTGTCCCCATTGATCGTGCCTGGCAGATCCTCGGTCGTCCAGTTCAACCGGTTATCCCAGCGGATCCCGTCCCCGAGTTCGTTGGGCACAAAGCGCAGCGTTTCTGCATCCAGACGCACGTTCGGCGTGATCCCGAAACCTTGCTGGAAAAAGGCAATTATCAGGTCAGAGTCAACAACGTCATTCAAAACGCCATCCGCCTGCAGACGCAGATAATCACCCAGATCGGCGATTGTCGCGTTAGGGTCGCCCAGAAGTTGGGCAGCAAAGAGCTGAATCGTTGTTTGGTCCAGAACGTTCGGATCAAGGCCATCGACGTTGACGGCCGACGTCGCCCCCGCATTCACCGCATTCTGACCAAGCCAGTTGTAGATGATGGTGTCATCGTAATAGGGCGTTTGCAGATTATCGAGAGGGGAGTGTGTCCACGGCTTGTCAGCCAACTCATTGGGATTGTTTGGGTCCGCAAGGTGGGCAACAATATTATTCATCAACGTCGTATCGACGCCGCCATTAATTGCGCCAAAGCTCAAGGCGCCGATGTTCTGGCCAAGTTTGTGCGCCCCGGACGTGATTACGTTGTCGGTTACTAGCGAGTAATTGCCGGTTGGACCGTTCCCGTTGTAGTCGCCGCCAAGAAAGCTAACCGCAGCATTGTTGTCGATAAATGCATTGTCCTCGACAACGGCACCACCACGAAACTGCGCACCAAACGACCCTGCCCGCATAGAGATGTTGTCCCGGAAAGTCAGGTCAAGCGCTGATGGCTGAAAGTAAAAGTTGTGGCTGAACTGGCTCGGGGGCTGACCATCTGCGGCATTGCCATCGTCGGCATACCCGTCGGCCCATCCAGAGTGGTCGTAAATGTTGCCTTCGATCAGAATGCCCTCGGTCGCAGTGACATATGTGCCAGCAATCCGATCCGCATGAGGATGAAACGTGACACCATCGGCAGGAGTTTCTGTGACAATATCATTGGCGAATGAGTTTCGAAGCGTCAGGCCGCTGCCGTACTGGAAATCCAACATGC from Yoonia sp. R2331 includes the following:
- a CDS encoding NAD-dependent epimerase/dehydratase family protein, with product MKRIFVTGTAGFIGFHLAQRLLNDGFVVHGLDGMTDYYDVTLKQRRHAMLLQHPNFAMTECLLEDVKGLDAAVDAFAPDVIIHLAGQAGVRYSLENPRSYIDSNVVGTFNVMEAARRHAVAHLMMASTSSVYGANTDMPYAERHKADAQLTIYAATKKANESMGHAYAHLWNLPTTMFRFFTVYGPWGRPDLALFKFVDAILDGRPIDIYNHGDMFRDFTYIDDLVQGIRLLMEVPPVTPEPEEDVPEWDSLSPVAPYRVVNIGNSDKVRLLDFVDAIEDCLGIPAKRNYVEMQKGDVPATWADATLLKHLTGYAPQTDFRDGIARFVTWYKDYYQT